Proteins from a single region of Hordeum vulgare subsp. vulgare chromosome 6H, MorexV3_pseudomolecules_assembly, whole genome shotgun sequence:
- the LOC123402566 gene encoding uncharacterized protein LOC123402566, whose protein sequence is MANPCTTSRPPCAAPSGTGKPTCLCSPTNHPGSFRCTRHRSPRGRPQPSSSQQYPAASGASATARVDGMVRSGGGGAAGGRTAKGRSVLRAHLLRLVGPPSSGGGDHRRCRDFKPRPSRLGRLAVAA, encoded by the coding sequence ATGGCGAACCCATGCACGACCTCGAGGCCGCCGTGCGCGGCTCCCAGCGGCACGGGCAAGCCCACCTGCCTCTGCTCGCCGACCAACCACCCCGGCTCCTTCCGCTGCACCCGCCACCGAAGCCCGCGGGGCCGACCGCAGCCGTCGTCGTCGCAGCAGTACCCGGCCGCTTCCGGCGCGAGCGCGACGGCGCGCGTCGACGGGATGGtcaggagcggcggcggcggcgccgctgGAGGCAGGACAGCCAAGGGCCGGTCCGTCCTGCGCGCGCACCTGCTGCGGCTGGTCGGCCCGCCGTCCTCCGGCGGCGGCGACCACCGACGCTGCCGCGACTTCAAGCCCCGCCCGTCCAGGCTGGGCCGCCTCGCCGTGGCCGCCTGA